Part of the Eikenella corrodens genome is shown below.
CTGAGGGCGAAGATGCTGCCGGTGGAGAGGGGGGCTTCGGGGTCGTAGTGCATTTCGTCCAGCACGGCCTGCAGGTGCGGCGGCAGGGTTACGCCGCGCTGTTGGAGTTCGTATGCCCAGGAGGCGGCATCGAGATAGCGGTATTGGGCGAGGAATTTTTCGGCGGTGTCGCGGATTTCTTCGTTGGTTCGCGGCTCGGTAATTTGCGGTTCGCTGGTTTGCGGTTCTCTGGTTTGTGGTTCGTTAGTTTGCGGGCTGGAGGCGGCGGTGGGCATGGCGGGGTCTTTCTGGCAGGCGGTAAGGAAGAAAAGACAGGAGAGGAGGGTGGGCAGGCGTTTCATGGCTTTCCTTTTGGAATGTGTTTTTGTTTGGCTGAAGGCTACCTGAAAAACGGCAGCGGGGAGGTTTCAGGTAGCCTTTAGCTTTTGCTGCCTGCCAGGCCGAAGTGCCAGGCGCCGACATCGAGGCGCACGCAGAGGTAGCGCCAGAGCAGGGGGCGGCGAACGGGGAGGGTGGCGGCTAAGGGGCGCAGCAGAGCGATTTTGGCGGGCTCGGTGAGCAGCAGGGCGGCGTTTACGGCGGTTTGCAGCTGCTCGGGCGTGAGTTCGGCAGCGCGGGTTAGGGCTTCGGCAGCGGGGTGTTGCGCGAGGCGGCCGGGCTGCGGGGCGGGGGCGAGGTAGGCTTCGAGCAGCAGCCAAAGGTGGTCTTGCTCGCGGGTGGCGGGCTGGGGGCGGCAGCGGCGGATTTGGTCGAGCAGGGCTTGCAGGACAGGGTCTTCCTGCATCACGAGGGCGGGCAGGAGGTGTTCGAGCAGCTCGGCGCTGGGCAGCAGGGGATGCTGCCGCAGGCGGGCGAGCTGCTGCCAAACGAAGGGGCTGATGCCGCCGCAGCACTGGTATTCGGCGGGCGGGGCGGGCACTTGGAACAGGCAGAGCAGGGCGGCGGATGCGTATTCGCCGTCGTAGGCGGCGGCCTGCCAGTCGGCGGGCAGCTGCAGCGGCTGGGTGGGCGGGCGGCAGCGGCGGATACGCGCCTGCATCAGAGCCTGACGCTGGCGGTAGAGGTTTTCGGCTTCTTCTGCTTCGGCACTCATCGGCTGCGGGGCGGCGAAGCTGAGGTGGACGGGGGAAGGCAGGGCGAGGCTGTCGGCGTCGGCCAGTTCTTCGGCCAGGCGGCGGGCAGCGGCGGCATCTAGCCTGCGGATGCGTTCGATGAGCGGCGGGTGGGTGGCGGCGAGGCTGCCGGGGCGGATGCGGCCGAACATCAGGTGGGCATATTCGGGGGCTTCGGGGGAAGCGAGGCGGCAGGAG
Proteins encoded:
- a CDS encoding M48 family metalloprotease produces the protein MRFFHRQQQSRRRTVRLVVFYVLALIGTVAITSAGLGSLPFLFGAKVQHSLWWYYLPPALFVCALTIGLSLHRLRELRRGGEAIAKRLGGEALQLADATFAERRLLNVVAETALSAGLPAPPVYLLRRDGSINAFAAGMSPRSAVIGVTQGAVNLLTRDELQAIVAHEFSHIRNGDMRLNCYLAAWLHGLQGIASSGRYFLYGRDDEHYLEYRRRKNVDNHPFDNGVEIVMQSLPLQALGVLLIALGSAGSVFALWLQAAVCREREFMADASAVQLTRQTAPLIEALRKSARTASCRLASPEAPEYAHLMFGRIRPGSLAATHPPLIERIRRLDAAAARRLAEELADADSLALPSPVHLSFAAPQPMSAEAEEAENLYRQRQALMQARIRRCRPPTQPLQLPADWQAAAYDGEYASAALLCLFQVPAPPAEYQCCGGISPFVWQQLARLRQHPLLPSAELLEHLLPALVMQEDPVLQALLDQIRRCRPQPATREQDHLWLLLEAYLAPAPQPGRLAQHPAAEALTRAAELTPEQLQTAVNAALLLTEPAKIALLRPLAATLPVRRPLLWRYLCVRLDVGAWHFGLAGSKS